A window of the Miscanthus floridulus cultivar M001 chromosome 14, ASM1932011v1, whole genome shotgun sequence genome harbors these coding sequences:
- the LOC136504434 gene encoding uncharacterized protein isoform X1: MAPKRALLVAVGDGGAPPPPLPPEKRQRAGPAPSRNSPELPPSPSPKHFLAIVLVVLFLKRPKGRSTDRVPISLSQIGRVVGDQICRFINPVFRKLERIEERIQDLTVKVDNITRPSNNLLNDEQFTQEENQEGTSAEPAGLATAQGNCENTSIRLRFLNGLKTPVYHDDEIKSESNTAIKVGIFNGDKMIESGGLSNLQIEIFALEGDFPHASPKSWTPKKFNKHRAHSRDGNGNVLAGEGTKAQLKNGKCDLGSIKFTEGSCKARGGKFIIGARVCEGEVSGLQVQQAVMNPVVVQDRRNKSNEKSHPPKLNDSVHRLEEIAKVYAERLEKKNIFTVEQFLKALNKDPCNLAKILNVNMEHKPWKKMTKHARECSLEGRHKLKLFICTEKNVKLFFNCVHYLVGAEFFGRPYTLNDKFSSAERELVDQLIEGAYAEVDKLPEDHVMTDNSPNPIHVDKYTSIGAGPSYMPSEQPNCSVRLASVHGTAAAERLSHDPTESSCPNAYNDPVPSFSIPDHPSMHNYQGGSVPVVPLEGLSHDQHNDLLRANANNNDPEPSSSTADHLCTYDYRDIADQGNPPAGQGQFSAFTNAPCQDQDTLGGATNISQFVSPEVVELTFLQHQAGINNYVTPGLDLVEIQSQFFWLSNGTLDGSTCGHINTALPPQQPMIPGTPRSGQGSTQSQMQAPLAPTNDASVASASAQQALPPQQCYPWNG; the protein is encoded by the exons ATGGCTCCCAAGAGGGCGCTGCTCGTGGCGGTCGGCGACGgcggtgcgccgccgccgcctctgcctcCGGAGAAGCGCCAGCGGGCGGGACCGGCTCCCAGCAGGAACAGCCCCgagctgccgccgtcgccgtcaccgAAGCACTTCCTCGCCATCGTCCTCGTTGTCCTCTTCTTGAAACGACC GAAGGGTCGGAGCACGGACAGGGTCCCCATCTCCCTCTCGCAGATCGGTCGCGTG GTTGGGGACCAGATTTGTCGTTTCATCAATCCCGTGTTTAG GAAACTGGAAAGAATCGAGGAGCGGATTCAGGATCTCACCGTCAAAGTG GATAATATAACACGGCCCTCTAATAACCTCCTCAATGATGAGCAATTCAC CCAAGAGGAAAACCAGGAAGGCACCAGTGCTGAACCTGCAGGATTGGCCACTGCTCAAGGCAATTGTGAAAACACCAGCATTCGGCTGCGCTTCCTCAATGGACTGAAGACTCCCGTCTACCATGACGATGAGATAAAATCTGAGAGCAATACAGCCATTAAGGTTGGCATATTTAATGGAGACAAGATGATCGAATCAGGCGGGCTTTCAAACCTGCAAATTGAGATCTTCGCCCTTGAGGGCGACTTTCCTCATGCTTCCCCAAAGAGTTGGACTCCAAAGAAGTTCAATAAGCATAGAGCACATTCGCGTGATGGAAACGGAAATGTGTTGGCAGGTGAAGGAACAAAAGCCCAGCTTAAGAATGGAAAGTGCGATCTTGGTAGCATCAAATTTACAGAAGGGTCGTGCAAGGCTCGCGGCGGGAAGTTCATCATTGGGGCAAGAGTTTGTGAGGGTGAGGTATCGGGTCTCCAGGTTCAACAAGCCGTCATGAACCCTGTGGTTGTGCAGGATCGCAGAAACAAAT CAAATGAAAAGAGTCATCCTCCAAAACTAAATGATAGCGTGCATCGTCTGGAGGAGATTGCCAAAGTTTATGCCGAAAGACTGGAGAAGAAGAACATCTTTACTGTGGAACAGTTTTTAAAGGCTTTAAATAAGGACCCTTGTAACCTCGCCAAA ATTCTCAATGTAAACATGGAGCACAAGCCCTGGAAGAAAATGACAAAGCACGCTAGAGAGTGCTCTCTCGAAGGCAGGCACAAGCTGAAGTTATTTATTTGCACAGAGAAAAATgtgaagcttttcttcaattgtgtGCACTATCTTGTTGGGGCAGAATTTTTTGGTCGTCCTTACACTCTCAATGACAAGTTTAGTTCTGCTGAACGG GAGTTAGTGGACCAGCTGATAGAGGGCGCGTATGCTGAAGTTGATAAGCTCCCTGAGGATCATGTAATGACAGACAACTCTCCAAACCCAATTCATGTGGATaaatatactagcattggtgctGGCCCATCGTATATGCCAAGTGAACAGCCAAACTGTTCTGTTCGCCTCGCATCTGTTCATG GTACGGCAGCAGCTGAAAGATTGAGCCATGATCCGACTGAGTCATCTTGTCCGAATGCATACAATGACCCAGTTCCCAGCTTCTCCATTCCTGATCACCCCAGCATGCATAACTATCAAG GTGGAAGTGTTCCAGTTGTACCACTTGAAGGCTTGAGCCATGATCAGCACAATGATTTGTTACGTGCAAATGCAAACAATAATGATCCTGAACCTAGTTCGTCCACTGCTGATCACCTCTGCACATATGACTACCGAG ACATAGCAGATCAAGGGAACCCACCTGCTGGTCAGGGGCAGTTCTCGGCTTTCACTAATGCCCCGTGTCAAGATCAAGACACCCTTGGAGGTGCGACTAATATAAGTCAATTCGTCTCCCCCGAAGTTGTCGAATTGACATTTCTCCAGCACCAAGCAGGCATTAACAACTACG TGACACCAGGCTTGGATCTTGTGGAAATCCAAAGTCAGTTTTTCTGGTTAAGCAATGGCACCTTAGATGGATCAACTTGTGGTCACATCAATACAGCGTTACCACCACAGCAACCTATGATCCCTG GTACCCCAAGATCAGGTCAAGGGAGCACACAGAGCCAGATGCAAGCTCCCTTGGCCCCCACCAATGACGCCTCAGTGGCATCTGCTTCTGCTCAGCAGGCCCTTCCACCACAACAGTGTTATCCCTGGAACGGATGA
- the LOC136505636 gene encoding uncharacterized protein isoform X3: protein MASTAAPRRTARAPAAHTVLPDEIWEEIFLRLDAAADLARASAGCSSFRRIVSDRRFVRCFRSLHSPPVLGLIRYGYREFLPVGPPHRSTPEARALAQDADFTFSFLPDPSAWSSRDARDGRVLLSRRISAAIAFEDFLVCDPLHRRYVKIPRILDDLLAASTPDNGQRQTQGHGFRLLFLQPDVARYYKHDLFA, encoded by the exons ATGGCATCGACGGCGGCGCCGCGCCGTACTGCCAGAGCCCCGGCGGCGCATACCGTCCTCCCTGACGAGATCTGGGAGGAGATCTTCCTGCGCCTCGACGCCGCGGCCGACCTCGCCCGCGCCTCCGCCGGCTGCTCCTCCTTCCGCCGCATCGTCTCCGACCGCCGGTTCGTCCGCTGCTTCCGGTCCCTCCACTCCCCTCCAGTCCTCGGGTTGATCAGATACGGATACCGAGAATTCCTCCCCGTCGGACCGCCCCACCGCTCCACCCCGGAAGCCCGCGCGCTCGCGCAAGACGCCGACTtcaccttctccttcctccccgaccCCAGCGCGTGGAGCTCTCGCGACGCCCGCGATGGCCGCGTCCTCCTCTCCCGGCGCATCTCCGCCGCAATCGCCTTCGAGGATTTCCTAGTCTGCGACCCCCTGCATCGCCGGTACGTCAAGATTCCCCGCATACTGGACGACCTACTGGCGGCCTCCACCCCAGACAATG GACAAAGGCAAACGCAAGGTCATGGCTTTCGTCTTCTCTTCCTGCAACCAGACGTGGCAAGGTATTATAAGCACGATCTATTTGCCTAA
- the LOC136505636 gene encoding uncharacterized protein isoform X2: MASTAAPRRTARAPAAHTVLPDEIWEEIFLRLDAAADLARASAGCSSFRRIVSDRRFVRCFRSLHSPPVLGLIRYGYREFLPVGPPHRSTPEARALAQDADFTFSFLPDPSAWSSRDARDGRVLLSRRISAAIAFEDFLVCDPLHRRYVKIPRILDDLLAASTPDNGTARHLLPVLAPTGDNDEESFRVICTVQDKGKRKVMAFVFSSCNQTWQGLFANA; this comes from the exons ATGGCATCGACGGCGGCGCCGCGCCGTACTGCCAGAGCCCCGGCGGCGCATACCGTCCTCCCTGACGAGATCTGGGAGGAGATCTTCCTGCGCCTCGACGCCGCGGCCGACCTCGCCCGCGCCTCCGCCGGCTGCTCCTCCTTCCGCCGCATCGTCTCCGACCGCCGGTTCGTCCGCTGCTTCCGGTCCCTCCACTCCCCTCCAGTCCTCGGGTTGATCAGATACGGATACCGAGAATTCCTCCCCGTCGGACCGCCCCACCGCTCCACCCCGGAAGCCCGCGCGCTCGCGCAAGACGCCGACTtcaccttctccttcctccccgaccCCAGCGCGTGGAGCTCTCGCGACGCCCGCGATGGCCGCGTCCTCCTCTCCCGGCGCATCTCCGCCGCAATCGCCTTCGAGGATTTCCTAGTCTGCGACCCCCTGCATCGCCGGTACGTCAAGATTCCCCGCATACTGGACGACCTACTGGCGGCCTCCACCCCAGACAATGGTACGGCGCGGCATCTGTTACCCGTTCTGGCTCCAACCGGTGACAATGACGAGGAATCGTTCAGAGTTATATGCACTGTGCAGGACAAAGGCAAACGCAAGGTCATGGCTTTCGTCTTCTCTTCCTGCAACCAGACGTGGCAAG GGCTATTCGCTAATGCTTGA
- the LOC136504434 gene encoding uncharacterized protein isoform X2 translates to MAPKRALLVAVGDGGAPPPPLPPEKRQRAGPAPSRNSPELPPSPSPKHFLAIVLVVLFLKRPKGRSTDRVPISLSQIGRVVGDQICRFINPVFRKLERIEERIQDLTVKVDNITRPSNNLLNDEQFTQEENQEGTSAEPAGLATAQGNCENTSIRLRFLNGLKTPVYHDDEIKSESNTAIKVGIFNGDKMIESGGLSNLQIEIFALEGDFPHASPKSWTPKKFNKHRAHSRDGNGNVLAGEGTKAQLKNGKCDLGSIKFTEGSCKARGGKFIIGARVCEGEVSGLQVQQAVMNPVVVQDRRNKSNEKSHPPKLNDSVHRLEEIAKVYAERLEKKNIFTVEQFLKALNKDPCNLAKILNVNMEHKPWKKMTKHARECSLEGRHKLKLFICTEKNVKLFFNCVHYLVGAEFFGRPYTLNDKFSSAERELVDQLIEGAYAEVDKLPEDHVMTDNSPNPIHVDKYTSIGAGPSYMPSEQPNCSVRLASVHGTAAAERLSHDPTESSCPNAYNDPVPSFSIPDHPSMHNYQGGSVPVVPLEGLSHDQHNDLLRANANNNDPEPSSSTADHLCTYDYRDQGNPPAGQGQFSAFTNAPCQDQDTLGGATNISQFVSPEVVELTFLQHQAGINNYVTPGLDLVEIQSQFFWLSNGTLDGSTCGHINTALPPQQPMIPGTPRSGQGSTQSQMQAPLAPTNDASVASASAQQALPPQQCYPWNG, encoded by the exons ATGGCTCCCAAGAGGGCGCTGCTCGTGGCGGTCGGCGACGgcggtgcgccgccgccgcctctgcctcCGGAGAAGCGCCAGCGGGCGGGACCGGCTCCCAGCAGGAACAGCCCCgagctgccgccgtcgccgtcaccgAAGCACTTCCTCGCCATCGTCCTCGTTGTCCTCTTCTTGAAACGACC GAAGGGTCGGAGCACGGACAGGGTCCCCATCTCCCTCTCGCAGATCGGTCGCGTG GTTGGGGACCAGATTTGTCGTTTCATCAATCCCGTGTTTAG GAAACTGGAAAGAATCGAGGAGCGGATTCAGGATCTCACCGTCAAAGTG GATAATATAACACGGCCCTCTAATAACCTCCTCAATGATGAGCAATTCAC CCAAGAGGAAAACCAGGAAGGCACCAGTGCTGAACCTGCAGGATTGGCCACTGCTCAAGGCAATTGTGAAAACACCAGCATTCGGCTGCGCTTCCTCAATGGACTGAAGACTCCCGTCTACCATGACGATGAGATAAAATCTGAGAGCAATACAGCCATTAAGGTTGGCATATTTAATGGAGACAAGATGATCGAATCAGGCGGGCTTTCAAACCTGCAAATTGAGATCTTCGCCCTTGAGGGCGACTTTCCTCATGCTTCCCCAAAGAGTTGGACTCCAAAGAAGTTCAATAAGCATAGAGCACATTCGCGTGATGGAAACGGAAATGTGTTGGCAGGTGAAGGAACAAAAGCCCAGCTTAAGAATGGAAAGTGCGATCTTGGTAGCATCAAATTTACAGAAGGGTCGTGCAAGGCTCGCGGCGGGAAGTTCATCATTGGGGCAAGAGTTTGTGAGGGTGAGGTATCGGGTCTCCAGGTTCAACAAGCCGTCATGAACCCTGTGGTTGTGCAGGATCGCAGAAACAAAT CAAATGAAAAGAGTCATCCTCCAAAACTAAATGATAGCGTGCATCGTCTGGAGGAGATTGCCAAAGTTTATGCCGAAAGACTGGAGAAGAAGAACATCTTTACTGTGGAACAGTTTTTAAAGGCTTTAAATAAGGACCCTTGTAACCTCGCCAAA ATTCTCAATGTAAACATGGAGCACAAGCCCTGGAAGAAAATGACAAAGCACGCTAGAGAGTGCTCTCTCGAAGGCAGGCACAAGCTGAAGTTATTTATTTGCACAGAGAAAAATgtgaagcttttcttcaattgtgtGCACTATCTTGTTGGGGCAGAATTTTTTGGTCGTCCTTACACTCTCAATGACAAGTTTAGTTCTGCTGAACGG GAGTTAGTGGACCAGCTGATAGAGGGCGCGTATGCTGAAGTTGATAAGCTCCCTGAGGATCATGTAATGACAGACAACTCTCCAAACCCAATTCATGTGGATaaatatactagcattggtgctGGCCCATCGTATATGCCAAGTGAACAGCCAAACTGTTCTGTTCGCCTCGCATCTGTTCATG GTACGGCAGCAGCTGAAAGATTGAGCCATGATCCGACTGAGTCATCTTGTCCGAATGCATACAATGACCCAGTTCCCAGCTTCTCCATTCCTGATCACCCCAGCATGCATAACTATCAAG GTGGAAGTGTTCCAGTTGTACCACTTGAAGGCTTGAGCCATGATCAGCACAATGATTTGTTACGTGCAAATGCAAACAATAATGATCCTGAACCTAGTTCGTCCACTGCTGATCACCTCTGCACATATGACTACCGAG ATCAAGGGAACCCACCTGCTGGTCAGGGGCAGTTCTCGGCTTTCACTAATGCCCCGTGTCAAGATCAAGACACCCTTGGAGGTGCGACTAATATAAGTCAATTCGTCTCCCCCGAAGTTGTCGAATTGACATTTCTCCAGCACCAAGCAGGCATTAACAACTACG TGACACCAGGCTTGGATCTTGTGGAAATCCAAAGTCAGTTTTTCTGGTTAAGCAATGGCACCTTAGATGGATCAACTTGTGGTCACATCAATACAGCGTTACCACCACAGCAACCTATGATCCCTG GTACCCCAAGATCAGGTCAAGGGAGCACACAGAGCCAGATGCAAGCTCCCTTGGCCCCCACCAATGACGCCTCAGTGGCATCTGCTTCTGCTCAGCAGGCCCTTCCACCACAACAGTGTTATCCCTGGAACGGATGA
- the LOC136505636 gene encoding uncharacterized protein isoform X1: MASTAAPRRTARAPAAHTVLPDEIWEEIFLRLDAAADLARASAGCSSFRRIVSDRRFVRCFRSLHSPPVLGLIRYGYREFLPVGPPHRSTPEARALAQDADFTFSFLPDPSAWSSRDARDGRVLLSRRISAAIAFEDFLVCDPLHRRYVKIPRILDDLLAASTPDNGTARHLLPVLAPTGDNDEESFRVICTVQDKGKRKVMAFVFSSCNQTWQGIISTIYLPNGFIGCKPYSAHGCLFWMFFGKGYSLMLDTSEMKSSIIDLPPHNFDFGSMRAIVEAEDGRLGFLTIGDGTIDLYCKNWQSNGVGAQEWQHDKLIPLPKDSGINYSWDIVGTVGRYVALVAHDPICDESSPNSELFVLDIETLLVEKLCTLNNGMFCGFPYARFPPPLTLPSI; the protein is encoded by the coding sequence ATGGCATCGACGGCGGCGCCGCGCCGTACTGCCAGAGCCCCGGCGGCGCATACCGTCCTCCCTGACGAGATCTGGGAGGAGATCTTCCTGCGCCTCGACGCCGCGGCCGACCTCGCCCGCGCCTCCGCCGGCTGCTCCTCCTTCCGCCGCATCGTCTCCGACCGCCGGTTCGTCCGCTGCTTCCGGTCCCTCCACTCCCCTCCAGTCCTCGGGTTGATCAGATACGGATACCGAGAATTCCTCCCCGTCGGACCGCCCCACCGCTCCACCCCGGAAGCCCGCGCGCTCGCGCAAGACGCCGACTtcaccttctccttcctccccgaccCCAGCGCGTGGAGCTCTCGCGACGCCCGCGATGGCCGCGTCCTCCTCTCCCGGCGCATCTCCGCCGCAATCGCCTTCGAGGATTTCCTAGTCTGCGACCCCCTGCATCGCCGGTACGTCAAGATTCCCCGCATACTGGACGACCTACTGGCGGCCTCCACCCCAGACAATGGTACGGCGCGGCATCTGTTACCCGTTCTGGCTCCAACCGGTGACAATGACGAGGAATCGTTCAGAGTTATATGCACTGTGCAGGACAAAGGCAAACGCAAGGTCATGGCTTTCGTCTTCTCTTCCTGCAACCAGACGTGGCAAGGTATTATAAGCACGATCTATTTGCCTAATGGATTTATTGGATGCAAGCCTTACTCTGCGCACGGCTGCTTGTTCTGGATGTTCTTTGGCAAGGGCTATTCGCTAATGCTTGATACAAGTGAGATGAAATCCTCCATCATTGACCTCCCGCCCCACAATTTTGATTTTGGTTCAATGCGTGCCATTGTCGAGGCAGAGGACGGCAGACTCGGGTTCTTAACTATTGGTGATGGCACAATTGACCTGTATTGCAAGAATTGGCAAAGCAATGGTGTTGGCGCACAAGAGTGGCAGCATGACAAACTGATTCCGTTGCCCAAAGACTCCGGCATCAACTATAGTTGGGACATTGTGGGCACAGTAGGGCGTTACGTAGCTCTAGTAGCTCATGACCCAATCTGTGATGAGTCGTCGCCAAATTCTGAACTTTTTGTACTGGACATTGAGACATTGCTTGTTGAGAAGCTCTGCACCTTGAACAATGGCATGTTCTGTGGTTTTCCTTATGCAAGATTTCCACCACCGTTGACACTGCCAAGCATATGA
- the LOC136505636 gene encoding uncharacterized protein isoform X4, with translation MASTAAPRRTARAPAAHTVLPDEIWEEIFLRLDAAADLARASAGCSSFRRIVSDRRFVRCFRSLHSPPVLGLIRYGYREFLPVGPPHRSTPEARALAQDADFTFSFLPDPSAWSSRDARDGRVLLSRRISAAIAFEDFLVCDPLHRRYVKIPRILDDLLAASTPDNGQRQTQGHGFRLLFLQPDVARAIR, from the exons ATGGCATCGACGGCGGCGCCGCGCCGTACTGCCAGAGCCCCGGCGGCGCATACCGTCCTCCCTGACGAGATCTGGGAGGAGATCTTCCTGCGCCTCGACGCCGCGGCCGACCTCGCCCGCGCCTCCGCCGGCTGCTCCTCCTTCCGCCGCATCGTCTCCGACCGCCGGTTCGTCCGCTGCTTCCGGTCCCTCCACTCCCCTCCAGTCCTCGGGTTGATCAGATACGGATACCGAGAATTCCTCCCCGTCGGACCGCCCCACCGCTCCACCCCGGAAGCCCGCGCGCTCGCGCAAGACGCCGACTtcaccttctccttcctccccgaccCCAGCGCGTGGAGCTCTCGCGACGCCCGCGATGGCCGCGTCCTCCTCTCCCGGCGCATCTCCGCCGCAATCGCCTTCGAGGATTTCCTAGTCTGCGACCCCCTGCATCGCCGGTACGTCAAGATTCCCCGCATACTGGACGACCTACTGGCGGCCTCCACCCCAGACAATG GACAAAGGCAAACGCAAGGTCATGGCTTTCGTCTTCTCTTCCTGCAACCAGACGTGGCAAG GGCTATTCGCTAA